Proteins found in one Drosophila busckii strain San Diego stock center, stock number 13000-0081.31 chromosome 2R, ASM1175060v1, whole genome shotgun sequence genomic segment:
- the LOC108596769 gene encoding PHD finger protein rhinoceros isoform X2, with the protein MSKKMWHKIFKSKSQKQQKQQQQLSKINKRHSRGIYEEYQQLNELLNGEKLQTICSENQMQNEMPNENENENKYGNVFEQQPPQSSFNSTALTEAQQLQQQQQHAPQLSTFTRVRNTFSLRRSSNNSNNNNKNVKPTNMESDTGDDEQLPGPPPGPLTTGHSVPVDEHVSSTGTDLTPCPNCSRTFNLSALRKHVVVCEKMTKKRKVFDSSRQRRDGTALSTYVLPKNFGLPNAEKASGVHTPPAASREASTVSTSGMSQSMQEVKESPQMLRRTTARTSMRKPAAPAATEASPAATAATVTATAAPAAAGAPPLARDRMRSSDRSLARRIQGVASERCPHCERSFNPKAFDRHVEWCKEKAIQATIKSSSTTETSKAKERMEARKQYRPPNLKTKRSINRDKYSNEEQYEQEMVSPKQYTMSTSSMASSVHSDNGFSSLAGDKYDPFLSAKRQLEELCTPNTPPDNELPTPTATTIMSSSLTGSLTKPMTMTTPNATSTPKATAPSNFRRTASLRGPRRTPLLPSRPLFATNYRPTIQRGLSDEGPISSNFLKPEEYDEMPVRAACGNDFHSPRVVRRDTSASNRKQQLKLPLSAANESQPQRNVAKTDSLAVFLKYEHELEQLNAKAAEVAAKNKELSSKELKDKSNNLSKQNSAKNLNTQLPPLIKPSATPSKENNENLAPLRLEPLLHKPSTPNVNQQPIKLEHIFGGQRLAEFIDPKLINACDNLNVCATSSEASSTPQTLLQSRSSSQSTITQERRHSGEARNLLKRKMRLGRNQFLYDASPEEAGSCADDEGNRSSLEFDEQCWQQQQKQQQQLTHTLPTPSFDDFDFEEFLSSFAQEHDQEQFPLFRDCREFLLNRTTSRQRSCQKASSTLTPTLTTTTPTATPRQPQFITPPSANSLLPSAHRSTGSNDSGSVSSEKSASNSRYATASSSSGGGGGGSADEKSLKQDESQKREIFISIETEPNAQGSSPISPDSLRHMVGNAQTPIDVLHIENGNEPEHAKFSKISDNEEQQEAEFAAEASRIPKRRPATAAGSSATLPALSLAPNVEANNAKNAFERMRNDFQQLGEQIGASVRRDLLQRQEQVLQQQQQQQIQAQQQELKANSPLTPSPSGDSDEQSSLDGYPMSSSHSSHHGVSFKNSTDSAYGSNSPASLSRQRSSEIQLQSNNNNNKLLRPHTASGALSTSSKQSLGVDAITQAQCDYGKPLKARQRMFAGGGVAGDGIAEYSSSGSEQSLPAAVTQQQTSNYNYQQQQQLQHQHEQQQLQQYQQPYNNNNGYELNANNLSNSMLGGTVTPTMSQHSLMSNTSNGSSSMTTSMKMSKFCHECGCKFVLEQAKFCTECGVKRAML; encoded by the exons ATGAGCAAGAAAATGTGGCACAAAATCTTTAAATCGAAatcacaaaagcagcaaaagcaacagcaacagttgagcAAAATCAATAAGCGTCACAGTCGCGGCATTTACGAGGAGTATcagcaattaaatgaactGCTCAATGGTGAAaagttgcaaacaatttgtagtgaaaatcaaatgcaaaatgaaatgccgaatgaaaatgaaaacgaaaacaaatacGGCAATGTgtttgagcagcagccgccgcaaaGTTCTTTCAACTCCACGGCGCTTACTGAGgcgcaacaattgcagcagcagcagcaacatgcccCACAGCTATCCACATTTACACGCGTTCGCAACACATTCTCACtgcgtcgcagcagcaacaatagcaacaacaacaacaagaatgtTAAGCCAA CTAACATGGAGTCCGACACAGGCGATGATGAGCAGCTGCCGGGACCGCCACCGGGACCCCTGACCACAGGCCACAGTGTGCCCGTGGACGAGCATGTGTCCAGCACAGGCACCGACCTAACACCTTGCCCCAACTGCAGTCGCACCTTCAATCTGAGTGCGCTGCGCAAACACGTGGTCGTCTGTGAGAAAATGACCAAGAAGCGTAAAGTGTTTGACTCGTCGCGTCAGCGTCGCGATGGCACCGCGCTCTCAACCTATGTGCTGCCCAAGAACTTTGGGCTGCCCAATGCAGAGAAAGCCTCAGGCGTGCATacgccgccagcagcaagtCGCGAGGCGAGCACAGTGTCCACATCAGGCATGAGCCAGTCCATGCAGGAG gTCAAAGAGTCACCTCAGATGCTGCGACGCACTACAGCGCGCACTTCCATGCGCAAGCcggctgctccagctgcaactgaagctagcccagcagcaactgcagccacaGTTACTGCAACTGCCgcaccagctgcagctggtgcTCCACCCTTGGCGCGTGATCGCATGCGCTCCTCGGATCGTTCATTGGCACGTCGCATACAAGGCGTTGCCTCGGAGCGTTGTCCGCACTGTGAGCGCAGCTTTAATCCCAAGGCCTTTGATCGCCATGTGGAGTGGTGCAAGGAGAAGGCCATACAAGCTACGATCAAGTCCAGCAGCACCACTGAGACCAGCAAGGCCAAGGAGCGCATGGAAGCACGCAAGCAATATAGGCCACCGAATCTAAA aacGAAACGCTCCATAAACCGCGACAAATACTCCAACGAGGAACAATACGAACAAGAAATGGTTTCACCCAAACAATACACAATGAGCACCTCCTCCATGGCATCGTCTGTGCACAGTGATAA CGGTTTTAGCTCCCTCGCTGGCGACAAATACGATCCGTTTCTGTCAGCCAAGCGTCAGCTGGAGGAGCTGTGCACGCCCAACACTCCACCCGACAATGAACTTCCCACACCGACAGCCACAACGATCATGTCCAGTTCGCTAACTGGCAGTTTGACCAAACCAATGACCATGACTACGCCTAATGCGACAAGTACTCCCAAGGCTACAGCGCCGTCAAACTTTAGACGCACTGCCTCCTTGAGAGGTCCACGTCGCACACCTTTGCTGCCCAGTCGCCCTTTGTTTGCCACCAACTATCGTCCGACTATACAGCGTGGACTCTCGGACGAAGGTCCCATCTCCAGCAATTTTCTGAAACCCGAGGAGTATGATGAGATGCCAGTGCGTGCTGCTTGTGGCAACGACTTCCACAGTCCGCGTGTAGTGCGTCGGGATACAAGCGCCTCGAatcgcaagcagcagctgaagctgccaCTGAGTGCAGCAAATGAGTCGCAGCCACAGCGCAATGTGGCCAAGACAGACTCGCTGGCGGTGTTTCTCAAATATGAGcatgagctggagcagctgaaTGCTAAGGCGGCGGAAGTGGCTGCCAAAAACAAGGAGCTTAGCAGCAAGGAACTCAAGGATAAGAGCAACAATCTAAGCAAACAGAACTCGGCAAAGAATCTAAACACtcagctgccgccgctgaTCAAGCCCAGCGCCACGCCTAGTAAGGAGAACAATGAGAATTTGGCGCCGCTTCGTTTGGAGCCGCTACTCCACAAGCCCAGCACGCCCAATGTGAATCAGCAGCCCATCAAGCTGGAGCACATTTTTGGTGGCCAGCGTCTGGCCGAGTTTATAGATCCCAAGTTAATCAATGCCTGCGATAATCTCAATGTTTGCGCCACCAGCTCAGAGGCCAGCTCGACGCCGCAGACGCTGCTACAAAGTCGCAGCAGCTCCCAGTCTACCATTACCCAGGAGCGTCGACATTCTGGCGAGGCGCGAAATCTACTCAAGCGCAAGATGCGCCTGGGACGCAATCAGTTTCTCTACGATGCCTCGCCAGAGGAGGCAGGCAGCTGTGCCGATGATGAGGGCAATCGCAGCTCACTGGAGTTTGATGAACAatgctggcaacagcaacagaagcagcaacagcagcttacACACACCTTACCCACGCCCAGTTTTGATGACTTTGATTTTGAGGAATTTCTCTCGTCATTTGCCCAAGAGCATGACCAGGAGCAATTTCCACTGTTTCGCGATTGTCGCGAGTTTTTGTTGAATCGCACGACGAGCCGACAGCGCTCGTGCCAGAAAGCGAGTTCAACTTTGACACCGACCTTGACCACGACGACGCCAACAGCTACACCAAGACAGCCACAATTTATAACGCCGCCCAGTGCTAATAGCTTATTGCCTTCCGCCCACAGGAGTACAGGCTCAAATGATTCTGGCAGTGTCAGTTCCGAGAAGTCGGCGTCAAACAGTCGCTATGCtacggccagcagcagcagcggcggtggCGGAGGCGGCAGCGCTGATGAGAAGTCTCTAAAGCAGGACGAATCGCAAAAACGTGAAATATTCATTAGCATTGAAACGGAGCCAAATGCACAGGGCAGCTCACCCATATCGCCAGATTCACTGCGTCATATGGTGGGCAATGCTCAGACGCCCATTGATGTGCTGCATATTGAGAATGGCAATGAGCCGGAGCACGCCAAGTTTAGCAAGATAAGCGATAATGAGGAGCAGCAGGAGGCAGAGTTCGCTGCTGAGGCTAGCCGCATTCCCAAGAGGCGGCCAGCCACAGCAGCGGGCTCATCTGCCACGCTGCCAGCGCTAAGTCTAGCCCCCAATGTGGAGGCAAATAAtgctaaaaatgcatttgagcGCATGCGCAACGATTTTCAGCAGCTGGGCGAGCAAATTGGCGCCTCCGTGCGTCGTGATCTCTTGCAGCGTCAAGAGCAagtgctgcaacagcaacaacaacaacaaattcaggCACAGCAACAGGAACTGAAAGCCAACTCACCATTAACGCCATCTCCATCAGGAGACTCGGATGAACAGAGTAGTCTGGATGGCTATCCCATGTCCTCCTCGCACTCTTCACATCATGGCGTTAGTTTCAAGAACAGCACGGACTCGGCTTATGGCAG caactctcCGGCTAGTCTGTCTCGCCAGCGTTCCAGCGAAATCCAGTTACAGtccaataacaataacaacaagctgTTGCGTCCGCACACAGCCAGCGGTGCATTGTCCACATCTAGCAAACAGTCCCTGGGTGTCGATGCCATCACGCAGGCGCAGTGTGATTATGGCAAACCATTGAAAGCACGCCAACGCATGTTTGCCGGCGGTGGCGTCGCTGGCGATGGTATTGCTGAGTATTCCAGCAGTGGCTCAGAGCAATCACTTCCAGCGGCCGTTACACAGCAGCAAACCTCTAACTACAActatcaacaacagcagcaacttcaacatcaacatgagcagcagcagctgcagcagtacCAGCAGccttacaataataataatggctACGAGCTGAACGCCAATAATTTGAGCAATAGCATGTTGGGAGGAACCGTAACGCCAACCATGTCACAGCATTCACTAATGAGCAACACCTCCAATGGCTCGTCCAGCATGACAACGAGTATGAAAATGTCCAAATTCTGTCACGAATGTGGCTGCAAGTTCGTTCTCGAGCAAGCCAAATTCTGCACGGAATGTGGCGTGAAGCGCGCTATGCTGTAG
- the LOC108596769 gene encoding PHD finger protein rhinoceros isoform X4, whose product MDSMASDLARPLEAIFITTPPSTPLIVASLTRTTTPRDLPTMYHFDFANMESDTGDDEQLPGPPPGPLTTGHSVPVDEHVSSTGTDLTPCPNCSRTFNLSALRKHVVVCEKMTKKRKVFDSSRQRRDGTALSTYVLPKNFGLPNAEKASGVHTPPAASREASTVSTSGMSQSMQEVKESPQMLRRTTARTSMRKPAAPAATEASPAATAATVTATAAPAAAGAPPLARDRMRSSDRSLARRIQGVASERCPHCERSFNPKAFDRHVEWCKEKAIQATIKSSSTTETSKAKERMEARKQYRPPNLKTKRSINRDKYSNEEQYEQEMVSPKQYTMSTSSMASSVHSDNGFSSLAGDKYDPFLSAKRQLEELCTPNTPPDNELPTPTATTIMSSSLTGSLTKPMTMTTPNATSTPKATAPSNFRRTASLRGPRRTPLLPSRPLFATNYRPTIQRGLSDEGPISSNFLKPEEYDEMPVRAACGNDFHSPRVVRRDTSASNRKQQLKLPLSAANESQPQRNVAKTDSLAVFLKYEHELEQLNAKAAEVAAKNKELSSKELKDKSNNLSKQNSAKNLNTQLPPLIKPSATPSKENNENLAPLRLEPLLHKPSTPNVNQQPIKLEHIFGGQRLAEFIDPKLINACDNLNVCATSSEASSTPQTLLQSRSSSQSTITQERRHSGEARNLLKRKMRLGRNQFLYDASPEEAGSCADDEGNRSSLEFDEQCWQQQQKQQQQLTHTLPTPSFDDFDFEEFLSSFAQEHDQEQFPLFRDCREFLLNRTTSRQRSCQKASSTLTPTLTTTTPTATPRQPQFITPPSANSLLPSAHRSTGSNDSGSVSSEKSASNSRYATASSSSGGGGGGSADEKSLKQDESQKREIFISIETEPNAQGSSPISPDSLRHMVGNAQTPIDVLHIENGNEPEHAKFSKISDNEEQQEAEFAAEASRIPKRRPATAAGSSATLPALSLAPNVEANNAKNAFERMRNDFQQLGEQIGASVRRDLLQRQEQVLQQQQQQQIQAQQQELKANSPLTPSPSGDSDEQSSLDGYPMSSSHSSHHGVSFKNSTDSAYGSSNSPASLSRQRSSEIQLQSNNNNNKLLRPHTASGALSTSSKQSLGVDAITQAQCDYGKPLKARQRMFAGGGVAGDGIAEYSSSGSEQSLPAAVTQQQTSNYNYQQQQQLQHQHEQQQLQQYQQPYNNNNGYELNANNLSNSMLGGTVTPTMSQHSLMSNTSNGSSSMTTSMKMSKFCHECGCKFVLEQAKFCTECGVKRAML is encoded by the exons CTAACATGGAGTCCGACACAGGCGATGATGAGCAGCTGCCGGGACCGCCACCGGGACCCCTGACCACAGGCCACAGTGTGCCCGTGGACGAGCATGTGTCCAGCACAGGCACCGACCTAACACCTTGCCCCAACTGCAGTCGCACCTTCAATCTGAGTGCGCTGCGCAAACACGTGGTCGTCTGTGAGAAAATGACCAAGAAGCGTAAAGTGTTTGACTCGTCGCGTCAGCGTCGCGATGGCACCGCGCTCTCAACCTATGTGCTGCCCAAGAACTTTGGGCTGCCCAATGCAGAGAAAGCCTCAGGCGTGCATacgccgccagcagcaagtCGCGAGGCGAGCACAGTGTCCACATCAGGCATGAGCCAGTCCATGCAGGAG gTCAAAGAGTCACCTCAGATGCTGCGACGCACTACAGCGCGCACTTCCATGCGCAAGCcggctgctccagctgcaactgaagctagcccagcagcaactgcagccacaGTTACTGCAACTGCCgcaccagctgcagctggtgcTCCACCCTTGGCGCGTGATCGCATGCGCTCCTCGGATCGTTCATTGGCACGTCGCATACAAGGCGTTGCCTCGGAGCGTTGTCCGCACTGTGAGCGCAGCTTTAATCCCAAGGCCTTTGATCGCCATGTGGAGTGGTGCAAGGAGAAGGCCATACAAGCTACGATCAAGTCCAGCAGCACCACTGAGACCAGCAAGGCCAAGGAGCGCATGGAAGCACGCAAGCAATATAGGCCACCGAATCTAAA aacGAAACGCTCCATAAACCGCGACAAATACTCCAACGAGGAACAATACGAACAAGAAATGGTTTCACCCAAACAATACACAATGAGCACCTCCTCCATGGCATCGTCTGTGCACAGTGATAA CGGTTTTAGCTCCCTCGCTGGCGACAAATACGATCCGTTTCTGTCAGCCAAGCGTCAGCTGGAGGAGCTGTGCACGCCCAACACTCCACCCGACAATGAACTTCCCACACCGACAGCCACAACGATCATGTCCAGTTCGCTAACTGGCAGTTTGACCAAACCAATGACCATGACTACGCCTAATGCGACAAGTACTCCCAAGGCTACAGCGCCGTCAAACTTTAGACGCACTGCCTCCTTGAGAGGTCCACGTCGCACACCTTTGCTGCCCAGTCGCCCTTTGTTTGCCACCAACTATCGTCCGACTATACAGCGTGGACTCTCGGACGAAGGTCCCATCTCCAGCAATTTTCTGAAACCCGAGGAGTATGATGAGATGCCAGTGCGTGCTGCTTGTGGCAACGACTTCCACAGTCCGCGTGTAGTGCGTCGGGATACAAGCGCCTCGAatcgcaagcagcagctgaagctgccaCTGAGTGCAGCAAATGAGTCGCAGCCACAGCGCAATGTGGCCAAGACAGACTCGCTGGCGGTGTTTCTCAAATATGAGcatgagctggagcagctgaaTGCTAAGGCGGCGGAAGTGGCTGCCAAAAACAAGGAGCTTAGCAGCAAGGAACTCAAGGATAAGAGCAACAATCTAAGCAAACAGAACTCGGCAAAGAATCTAAACACtcagctgccgccgctgaTCAAGCCCAGCGCCACGCCTAGTAAGGAGAACAATGAGAATTTGGCGCCGCTTCGTTTGGAGCCGCTACTCCACAAGCCCAGCACGCCCAATGTGAATCAGCAGCCCATCAAGCTGGAGCACATTTTTGGTGGCCAGCGTCTGGCCGAGTTTATAGATCCCAAGTTAATCAATGCCTGCGATAATCTCAATGTTTGCGCCACCAGCTCAGAGGCCAGCTCGACGCCGCAGACGCTGCTACAAAGTCGCAGCAGCTCCCAGTCTACCATTACCCAGGAGCGTCGACATTCTGGCGAGGCGCGAAATCTACTCAAGCGCAAGATGCGCCTGGGACGCAATCAGTTTCTCTACGATGCCTCGCCAGAGGAGGCAGGCAGCTGTGCCGATGATGAGGGCAATCGCAGCTCACTGGAGTTTGATGAACAatgctggcaacagcaacagaagcagcaacagcagcttacACACACCTTACCCACGCCCAGTTTTGATGACTTTGATTTTGAGGAATTTCTCTCGTCATTTGCCCAAGAGCATGACCAGGAGCAATTTCCACTGTTTCGCGATTGTCGCGAGTTTTTGTTGAATCGCACGACGAGCCGACAGCGCTCGTGCCAGAAAGCGAGTTCAACTTTGACACCGACCTTGACCACGACGACGCCAACAGCTACACCAAGACAGCCACAATTTATAACGCCGCCCAGTGCTAATAGCTTATTGCCTTCCGCCCACAGGAGTACAGGCTCAAATGATTCTGGCAGTGTCAGTTCCGAGAAGTCGGCGTCAAACAGTCGCTATGCtacggccagcagcagcagcggcggtggCGGAGGCGGCAGCGCTGATGAGAAGTCTCTAAAGCAGGACGAATCGCAAAAACGTGAAATATTCATTAGCATTGAAACGGAGCCAAATGCACAGGGCAGCTCACCCATATCGCCAGATTCACTGCGTCATATGGTGGGCAATGCTCAGACGCCCATTGATGTGCTGCATATTGAGAATGGCAATGAGCCGGAGCACGCCAAGTTTAGCAAGATAAGCGATAATGAGGAGCAGCAGGAGGCAGAGTTCGCTGCTGAGGCTAGCCGCATTCCCAAGAGGCGGCCAGCCACAGCAGCGGGCTCATCTGCCACGCTGCCAGCGCTAAGTCTAGCCCCCAATGTGGAGGCAAATAAtgctaaaaatgcatttgagcGCATGCGCAACGATTTTCAGCAGCTGGGCGAGCAAATTGGCGCCTCCGTGCGTCGTGATCTCTTGCAGCGTCAAGAGCAagtgctgcaacagcaacaacaacaacaaattcaggCACAGCAACAGGAACTGAAAGCCAACTCACCATTAACGCCATCTCCATCAGGAGACTCGGATGAACAGAGTAGTCTGGATGGCTATCCCATGTCCTCCTCGCACTCTTCACATCATGGCGTTAGTTTCAAGAACAGCACGGACTCGGCTTATGGCAG cagcaactctcCGGCTAGTCTGTCTCGCCAGCGTTCCAGCGAAATCCAGTTACAGtccaataacaataacaacaagctgTTGCGTCCGCACACAGCCAGCGGTGCATTGTCCACATCTAGCAAACAGTCCCTGGGTGTCGATGCCATCACGCAGGCGCAGTGTGATTATGGCAAACCATTGAAAGCACGCCAACGCATGTTTGCCGGCGGTGGCGTCGCTGGCGATGGTATTGCTGAGTATTCCAGCAGTGGCTCAGAGCAATCACTTCCAGCGGCCGTTACACAGCAGCAAACCTCTAACTACAActatcaacaacagcagcaacttcaacatcaacatgagcagcagcagctgcagcagtacCAGCAGccttacaataataataatggctACGAGCTGAACGCCAATAATTTGAGCAATAGCATGTTGGGAGGAACCGTAACGCCAACCATGTCACAGCATTCACTAATGAGCAACACCTCCAATGGCTCGTCCAGCATGACAACGAGTATGAAAATGTCCAAATTCTGTCACGAATGTGGCTGCAAGTTCGTTCTCGAGCAAGCCAAATTCTGCACGGAATGTGGCGTGAAGCGCGCTATGCTGTAG